The Tropicibacter oceani DNA segment ACCTGCTCGATCCCGGCGCGCCCTTCCTTGAAATCGGCGCGACGGCGGCGCATGGCCTGTATGACGGCGCGGCGCCGGCGGCGGGCATGATCGCCGGCATCGGCATGGTGATGGGCCGTCAGGTCATGGTCGTGTGCAACGACGCCACCGTGAAGGGCGGCACCTATTACCCGCTGTCGGTCAAGAAACACCTGCGCGCGCAGGAGATCGCCGAGGAAAACCATCTGCCCTGCATCTACCTGGTGGATTCGGGCGGCGCCAACCTGCCCAACCAGGATGAGGTGTTCCCCGACCGCGATCACTTTGGCCGCATCTTCTACAACCAGGCCAGGATGAGCGCCAAGGGCATTGCCCAGATCGCCGTGGTCATGGGGTCGTGTACCGCAGGCGGCGCCTATGTGCCCGCCATGTCCGATGTGTCGATCATCGTGCGCGAACAGGGTACGATCTTTCTGGCCGGGCCGCCGCTGGTCAAGGCCGCCACAGGCGAGGTCGTCACCGCCGAGGATCTGGGCGGCGGCGATGTCCACACCCGCCTGTCGGGCGTGGCCGACTACCTGGCCGAAGACGACGCCCATGCGCTGGCCCTGGCGCGGCAGGCGGTTCGCGGCCTTGGCGCGCCGCACCGCCCCGACCTGCCGATCATCGCCGCCGAAGACCCGGCCTATGACCCCGAGGAAATCCTTGGCGTGGTCCCCGGCGATCTGCGCACCCCCTATGATATCCGCGAGGTCATCGCCCGCATCACCGACGGCTCGTGCTTTGACGAATTCAAGGCGCGCTTTGGTGAAACGCTGGTGACCGGCTTTGCCCATGTTGAGGGCATGCCCTGCGGCATCGTCGCCAACAACGGCGTGCTGTTTTCCGAGGCCGCCCAGAAGGGCGCGCATTTCGTTGAACTTTGCAGCCAGCGCCGCATCCCGCTGGTGTTCCTGCAAAACATCACCGGCTTCATGGTCGGCCGCAAATACGAAAACGAAGGCATCGCCCGCCACGGCGCCAAGATGGTCACCGCCGTGGCCAGCACCAATGTCCCCAAGATCACCCTGTTGGTCGGCGGCTCGTTTGGCGCGGGCAACTATGGCATGGCGGGCCGGGCCTATCAGCCGCGCTTCCTGTGGACCTGGCCCAACAGCCGCATTTCGGTGATGGGCGGCCCGCAGGCAGCCGGTGTTCTGGCCACCGTCAAACGCGACGCGATCGAACGCCAGGGCGGCACATGGTCCGCCGAGGAAGAGGCCGAATTCAAACGCCCCACCATCGAGATGTTCGAACGCCAGTCGCACCCGCTTTATGCCAGCGCCCGGCTTTGGGACGATGGCATCATCGACCCGCGCAAGACCCGCGCCACGCTGGCCCTGTCGCTGCGCGCCGCGCTGAACGCCCCGATCGAGGAAACGCGCTTTGGCGTGTTCCGGATGTGAGGCGTGCATGGCGGGCGTCGGAATTGAGTATTTTTGCCAAGAAGAAGCAGGGGCGCCGCGCCTTTCGTTTCCATTTGCACCAAATATCCCCGGGGGTCCGGGGGCAGGCAGCCCCCGGCGGGCCAGCAGACAAGGAGTCTGACCCATGTTTGACACGATCCTGATCGCCAATCGCGGCGAAATCGCCTGCCGGGTTATCGAAACCGCCCGCGCCATGGGGCTGCGCTGCGTTGCGGTCCATTCCACCGCCGATGCCGCGTCGAAACACGTTCAGATGGCGGATGAGGCCGTCTGCATCGGCGATCCGGCCCCGGCGGACAGCTATCTGCGCGGCGATCGCATCATTGCGGCGGCCCTGGCCACCGGTGCGCAGGCGATCCATCCGGGCTATGGCTTTTTGTCGGAAAACCCTGGTTTCGTCGATCAGGTGACGGCGGCGGGGCTGGTGTTCATTGGCCCTTCGGCGGATGCGATCCGCAAGATGGGCCTCAAGGATGCCGCCAAGGCGCTGATGGAGCAGGCCGGCGTGCCGGTGGTGCCGGGCTATCACGGCGCCGATCAGGACCCCGGGCATCTTGAGCTTGAGGCCTCAAAGATCGGTTATCCCGTGCTGATCAAGGCCGTGGCGGGTGGCGGCGGCAAGGGCATGCGCTTGGTCGAACGCCCCGAGGGTTTCGTCGATGGGTTGGAGCGCGCCAAGGCCGAGGCGCGCACATCCTTTGGCAATGACGCCGTGTTGA contains these protein-coding regions:
- a CDS encoding carboxyl transferase domain-containing protein gives rise to the protein MRLTSSYLAGSETARSNREAHLEALREIAEAAALAAEGGGAKSRERHVARGKMLPRERVANLLDPGAPFLEIGATAAHGLYDGAAPAAGMIAGIGMVMGRQVMVVCNDATVKGGTYYPLSVKKHLRAQEIAEENHLPCIYLVDSGGANLPNQDEVFPDRDHFGRIFYNQARMSAKGIAQIAVVMGSCTAGGAYVPAMSDVSIIVREQGTIFLAGPPLVKAATGEVVTAEDLGGGDVHTRLSGVADYLAEDDAHALALARQAVRGLGAPHRPDLPIIAAEDPAYDPEEILGVVPGDLRTPYDIREVIARITDGSCFDEFKARFGETLVTGFAHVEGMPCGIVANNGVLFSEAAQKGAHFVELCSQRRIPLVFLQNITGFMVGRKYENEGIARHGAKMVTAVASTNVPKITLLVGGSFGAGNYGMAGRAYQPRFLWTWPNSRISVMGGPQAAGVLATVKRDAIERQGGTWSAEEEAEFKRPTIEMFERQSHPLYASARLWDDGIIDPRKTRATLALSLRAALNAPIEETRFGVFRM